From Gemmatimonadota bacterium, one genomic window encodes:
- a CDS encoding ImmA/IrrE family metallo-endopeptidase, which translates to MNQRHRLLQAEAHAENLVTQLGIVSLPINPIEIAEQYAIQCQRGEIQGFSGCLVKQGDVFGILYSSKFNNDGFIRFTVAHELGHYFLPGHPELLFPEGDGIHHSHNGFTDSVIHELEADHFAAALLMPRHLFGVALGQETIPGFYAIEALSEKCKTSITATAIRYATFADYPVALIVSSNNRVEYSFMSDTMKTKIQGASWLRKGEGIPPQSQTSAFNEDQNNILSGAKEESSSYLDAWFPGAQSEEVNEDVIGLGGYGKTLTVLFSEESLTDDNDLNFFDYGYHE; encoded by the coding sequence GTGAATCAAAGACACCGATTATTGCAAGCAGAAGCCCATGCTGAAAATTTGGTGACACAGCTTGGTATAGTATCTCTTCCTATCAACCCTATTGAGATTGCCGAGCAATATGCAATCCAATGTCAGCGTGGAGAAATACAGGGATTTTCGGGTTGCTTGGTAAAACAAGGAGATGTTTTCGGCATTCTTTATTCATCTAAATTCAACAATGACGGGTTTATTCGGTTCACTGTGGCACATGAATTAGGGCACTATTTCTTACCAGGCCATCCGGAACTTTTATTTCCAGAAGGCGATGGTATTCATCACTCTCACAACGGATTTACAGACAGTGTGATTCACGAGCTTGAGGCCGACCACTTTGCCGCAGCGCTACTCATGCCTCGACATTTATTTGGAGTAGCACTGGGTCAAGAGACAATTCCGGGATTTTATGCAATTGAAGCACTTTCCGAAAAATGTAAAACATCAATTACTGCTACTGCCATCCGATATGCGACCTTTGCAGACTATCCCGTTGCTCTCATCGTAAGTTCGAATAATAGAGTTGAGTACTCGTTTATGTCTGACACGATGAAAACAAAAATTCAAGGAGCATCGTGGCTGAGAAAAGGGGAAGGCATACCTCCACAAAGCCAAACCTCTGCATTCAATGAAGATCAAAACAACATTCTATCGGGTGCAAAAGAGGAAAGTAGCTCCTACTTGGATGCCTGGTTTCCAGGAGCACAGTCGGAGGAAGTCAATGAAGATGTGATTGGACTGGGAGGATATGGAAAGACCTTGACTGTTCTATTTTCTGAAGAATCACTTACAGATGATAACGACTTAAATTTTTTTGATTATGGCTACCATGAGTAA
- a CDS encoding helix-turn-helix transcriptional regulator, translating to MSTPTSVFSDNLKKIREIKGLSQAELAKRAGLQPSAVSHFETGRRAPSFDNLKRLADTLEVTTDFLIGRDIDPTTSGPTLQSIFRNAQEMADEDRQQLAEFAAFLANKKRS from the coding sequence ATGTCAACTCCTACATCTGTTTTTTCCGATAACCTGAAAAAGATACGAGAAATCAAAGGATTAAGTCAGGCTGAACTTGCAAAAAGAGCTGGACTTCAGCCATCCGCAGTCTCACATTTTGAGACGGGTAGGCGGGCACCATCCTTTGATAACTTAAAGCGTTTGGCAGACACCCTTGAGGTCACTACTGACTTTCTGATAGGTCGTGATATTGATCCAACAACGTCTGGTCCGACCTTACAAAGTATTTTTAGAAATGCTCAAGAAATGGCAGATGAAGACCGTCAGCAATTAGCTGAGTTCGCAGCATTTCTTGCCAACAAAAAGAGATCGTAG
- a CDS encoding YjzC family protein yields the protein MSKHHRPGQKAPASGQYEIIGPRGGRTGKERTVVKGEPLPPTPKRNQGYRIVDRTKNKSGRG from the coding sequence ATGAGCAAGCACCATCGCCCGGGTCAAAAGGCTCCTGCCTCTGGCCAATATGAGATCATTGGTCCACGCGGAGGTCGAACTGGTAAGGAAAGAACTGTCGTGAAGGGAGAACCTCTGCCCCCAACACCCAAAAGAAATCAAGGTTATCGTATCGTTGACCGCACAAAAAATAAAAGTGGGCGCGGTTAA
- a CDS encoding putative phage abortive infection protein — protein MDKIPDWLKKILWCLLFFISLLVVSILWRYMPFDWLSYFFEIDKETQFGDRFEAINALFAGLAFAGVIFAIILQWLELGLQRQELKDTRAEITGQKETLQKQNFESSFFQLLGLHNDIVSSLIMSKGTVRSRKIGDVPRVTSLGEYQGRACFENLLTRFKGFYDRDQEDNGDQENEENKEKSQDIEDNDDSHSLVYIDKTYEKFFAKYQSHVGHYFRHLYNVVKFVDDQKDFPKKFKEKKRYTNFIRAQLSSDELGLLFYNCLSKRGAKFRDLVEKYALLEDMRFETLMDPEHKKLYDSNAYGEST, from the coding sequence ATGGATAAAATTCCAGACTGGCTTAAGAAGATTCTTTGGTGCCTCTTATTTTTTATCTCATTATTAGTGGTGAGCATCCTTTGGAGGTATATGCCTTTTGACTGGCTCTCCTATTTTTTTGAAATAGATAAGGAGACGCAATTTGGAGATAGGTTTGAAGCCATTAATGCTCTATTTGCTGGCTTGGCTTTTGCAGGTGTCATTTTTGCAATAATTCTCCAATGGCTAGAACTTGGACTCCAACGGCAAGAATTAAAGGACACACGGGCTGAAATCACGGGACAAAAGGAAACACTTCAGAAGCAGAATTTTGAGAGCTCATTCTTTCAACTTCTTGGCCTGCATAATGATATTGTTAGTTCATTGATTATGTCGAAGGGGACGGTGCGGAGTAGAAAGATTGGAGATGTCCCGCGAGTTACGAGTCTGGGAGAGTATCAGGGACGTGCCTGTTTTGAGAATTTACTCACAAGATTTAAGGGTTTCTATGATCGAGATCAGGAAGATAACGGAGATCAGGAAAACGAAGAGAATAAGGAAAAATCTCAGGATATAGAGGATAATGACGACTCTCACTCACTTGTATATATAGACAAGACATACGAAAAATTCTTTGCTAAATATCAATCGCATGTTGGTCATTACTTTCGGCATTTGTACAATGTTGTCAAATTTGTTGATGATCAAAAGGATTTCCCCAAAAAATTCAAAGAAAAGAAACGCTACACCAATTTCATCCGCGCGCAACTGTCAAGCGATGAATTGGGTCTTCTCTTCTACAATTGTCTGAGTAAACGGGGAGCCAAGTTCAGGGATTTAGTTGAGAAATACGCCCTTCTTGAGGATATGCGTTTTGAAACGCTTATGGATCCAGAACATAAAAAGCTCTATGATTCAAATGCTTATGGCGAATCTACATAA
- a CDS encoding restriction endonuclease subunit S, which produces MSFRKYETYKESGVEWLGEIPAGWTTQKLKFVARVQPSNVDKKSKKDEKEVQLCNYTDVYYNEEITADLPFMKATASDVQIKKFTLKRGDTIITKDSEDPNDIAVPAYVPQDLDGVVCGYHLALLRPEKGTCGGYLKRVMDTQYARSAFATRANGITRYGLGTYAISNFILPFPPLEEQKQIAAFLDKETTKIDTLIDKQEQLITLLQEKRQAIISHAVTRGLNPNVKMKDSGIEWLGKMPAHWEVKKLKHVVTKPLMYGANEAAIDDDRDQPRFVRITDIRNNGTLREDTFRSLPWHLAKPYMLREGDVLLARSGATVGKSFIYSSDWGECCFAGYLIKASIDISKASPHWFYLYTESDYYWNWISSTLIQATIQNVSAEKYNNFSLCIPPKQEQNRIIAYLDKETAKIDTLIEKCETAIELLKERRTALISAAVTGKIDVRNVG; this is translated from the coding sequence ATGAGCTTTCGGAAGTATGAGACATATAAGGAGAGTGGGGTTGAGTGGCTGGGAGAAATCCCTGCTGGGTGGACGACCCAAAAATTGAAGTTTGTTGCGAGGGTTCAGCCGAGTAACGTAGATAAGAAGAGCAAAAAGGATGAAAAGGAGGTGCAGCTTTGTAACTATACCGATGTGTATTACAACGAAGAGATCACAGCCGATTTGCCTTTTATGAAGGCGACTGCGTCCGATGTTCAGATCAAAAAGTTTACTTTGAAAAGAGGGGATACCATAATCACAAAGGATTCTGAGGACCCCAATGACATTGCTGTTCCAGCTTATGTTCCACAGGATTTGGATGGTGTAGTCTGCGGCTATCATCTGGCCTTGCTAAGACCTGAGAAAGGGACATGCGGCGGATATTTGAAGCGGGTTATGGATACCCAGTATGCGAGAAGTGCCTTCGCCACCCGAGCCAATGGCATAACGCGATATGGACTTGGAACTTATGCCATCAGTAATTTCATACTCCCGTTTCCTCCACTCGAAGAACAAAAGCAAATCGCTGCATTCCTCGACAAAGAAACGACGAAGATCGACACCCTCATTGACAAGCAAGAGCAATTGATCACGCTGCTTCAGGAAAAGCGGCAGGCGATCATTTCACATGCCGTTACCAGAGGATTGAACCCGAATGTGAAGATGAAAGACAGTGGTATTGAATGGTTGGGGAAGATGCCAGCGCATTGGGAGGTGAAGAAACTCAAACACGTCGTAACCAAACCTTTGATGTACGGTGCTAATGAGGCGGCAATAGACGACGATAGGGACCAACCGCGTTTTGTTAGGATAACGGACATAAGAAACAATGGCACTTTGAGAGAAGATACGTTCAGGTCGTTACCCTGGCATTTGGCAAAACCCTATATGCTTCGGGAAGGAGACGTATTATTAGCACGGAGCGGAGCAACTGTAGGTAAAAGTTTCATTTATTCGAGCGATTGGGGCGAATGTTGTTTTGCTGGGTACTTGATCAAAGCAAGTATTGATATTTCAAAAGCCTCTCCCCATTGGTTCTATCTTTATACAGAAAGTGATTATTATTGGAACTGGATCAGCAGCACCCTGATCCAAGCAACGATTCAAAATGTCAGCGCGGAAAAATACAATAACTTCTCCTTGTGTATTCCTCCAAAACAGGAACAAAATCGAATCATCGCATATCTCGACAAAGAAACGGCGAAGATCGATACCCTCATTGAAAAATGTGAAACGGCGATTGAGCTACTCAAAGAACGCCGAACCGCGCTGATCTCCGCTGCGGTGACGGGAAAGATTGATGTGCGGAATGTAGGCTAA